Proteins from a single region of Abyssalbus ytuae:
- a CDS encoding OB-fold putative lipoprotein, with product MSKKHIIIAISIIIVIGLGGYLATKMYNKPHINIAEASPDLILNSDEILTDFQSDETSANKKYLNQIIQVKGKVGHIGAANGNGVIVFNNNNISAQGSVICHILEGENNKIMQLKEGQDIIIKGVCTGYLMDVILIRCVIIN from the coding sequence ATGAGTAAAAAACACATAATCATTGCTATTTCCATAATAATAGTTATAGGATTGGGAGGATATTTGGCAACAAAAATGTACAATAAACCACATATTAATATTGCGGAGGCTTCTCCCGATTTAATATTAAATTCTGATGAAATTTTAACCGATTTTCAGAGTGATGAAACATCAGCCAATAAAAAGTATCTCAATCAGATAATTCAGGTAAAAGGAAAAGTAGGACATATAGGTGCGGCAAATGGAAACGGTGTAATTGTTTTTAATAACAATAATATTTCTGCCCAGGGCAGTGTTATTTGTCATATTCTGGAAGGAGAGAATAATAAAATAATGCAGCTTAAAGAAGGGCAGGATATCATTATAAAAGGAGTTTGCACCGGTTACCTTATGGACGTGATTTTAATAAGATGCGTAATAATCAATTAA
- a CDS encoding cytochrome c — protein MKKLMRSTLMVVLLIAVSTSCDNNVEEDNINSGTDECPDISFSTQVKPVIDNNCISCHNGSQFPDLRTYDGVSNNAAIVKDQVVNRTMPIGGSLTNEEIELISCWVDNGALNN, from the coding sequence ATGAAAAAATTAATGAGAAGCACTCTTATGGTAGTGCTGTTAATCGCTGTTTCTACATCTTGTGATAACAATGTAGAAGAAGACAACATCAATTCAGGCACAGATGAGTGTCCTGATATTTCTTTTAGCACACAGGTAAAACCTGTTATTGACAATAATTGTATTAGTTGCCATAACGGCTCTCAATTCCCCGATTTAAGAACCTATGATGGGGTAAGCAATAATGCCGCTATTGTTAAAGATCAGGTAGTAAACAGAACAATGCCTATTGGAGGCTCATTAACCAATGAAGAGATAGAACTCATTAGTTGCTGGGTAGATAACGGAGCACTAAATAATTAA
- a CDS encoding cytochrome P460 family protein, whose translation MKRRIILSIIIVFIVIVVILQFRPVVSNPPVTSDLGTVPDEIKDVLKNSCYDCHSNETDISWFNKLPFVASIVNKDVEKARSKFNFSEWDKYSDKEKKTILFNALTKIKKEEMPPARYLWLHKNAVLNKEDISLLESYITQMDTIAKTTTDEERISFEKEYKKWNENKHLPKKPADAPNGIAFPHDYRSWQVISSSYRVDNNTLRVILGNDIAIQAIHKNEINPWPDGAILGKVIWNQRVDENWEAAIIPSTFVHAEFMFKDSKKYAGTNGWGWARWLGTELKPFGKDQTFVQSCIECHKPVKNRDYVFSTPSIFP comes from the coding sequence ATGAAAAGAAGAATAATTTTAAGCATCATTATTGTCTTTATAGTTATAGTTGTGATACTTCAATTCAGGCCGGTCGTTTCAAATCCCCCGGTAACAAGTGATCTTGGTACCGTTCCGGACGAAATAAAAGATGTTTTAAAAAACTCTTGCTATGATTGCCATTCTAATGAAACTGATATATCATGGTTTAATAAGTTGCCATTTGTAGCATCCATTGTAAATAAAGATGTGGAAAAAGCCCGTTCAAAATTCAATTTTTCCGAATGGGATAAATATTCGGATAAGGAGAAAAAAACCATTCTTTTTAATGCCTTAACAAAAATTAAAAAAGAGGAAATGCCTCCTGCCCGTTATTTGTGGCTTCATAAGAATGCTGTTTTAAATAAGGAAGATATAAGTTTATTGGAATCCTATATAACACAAATGGATACCATAGCTAAAACAACAACAGATGAGGAAAGGATTAGCTTTGAAAAAGAATATAAAAAATGGAATGAAAACAAACATCTTCCTAAAAAACCGGCCGATGCGCCAAACGGAATAGCTTTTCCTCATGATTATCGTAGCTGGCAGGTAATAAGCAGTTCATACAGGGTTGATAATAATACGTTAAGAGTAATACTGGGAAATGATATTGCAATACAGGCAATACATAAAAATGAGATAAATCCGTGGCCGGACGGAGCCATTCTGGGAAAAGTAATCTGGAATCAACGGGTTGATGAAAACTGGGAAGCTGCCATTATACCATCAACATTTGTTCATGCCGAATTTATGTTTAAAGATTCGAAAAAATATGCAGGTACAAATGGCTGGGGTTGGGCCCGGTGGTTAGGAACCGAACTGAAGCCTTTTGGAAAAGACCAAACATTTGTTCAAAGTTGTATTGAATGCCATAAGCCTGTTAAAAACAGGGACTATGTTTTTAGTACGCCTTCTATTTTTCCCTAA